The DNA window CGGCGATGATGGCACTGGCATGGGCACCGTCGTCGTCGGCGAACCTTCGcttcggcggcggtggcggaagGAAATCGGCGAGCGCGATGCCGCTGGTCAAGAAGAGCTCTTCGTCGTCTTCGTCAGCGCACCTCCTCGGCCGCAGCCGGGCCTGGGCGGCGACAACCGCGGCGACCGCCGCTTGTGATGAGCAGCAGCCGCAGACCATGGAGCTGCTGCGGCGCCTGGGGGAGGACGGGTGGGTGGAGGAGCACATGCTGTCGCTGCTCACCCCGGTGGCGGAGGCGTGGCAGCCGGCCGACCTCCTGCCCGCCTTCGCCGCCACCGCCGAGGAGCAGCGGAGCCAGGTGGCGGAGCTCCAGGCCCGCGCGGCCGGCGTGCCCGACGACCTCCTGGTCTGCCTCGTCGGCAACATGGTCACGGAGGAGGGCCTGCCGACGTACATGACCATGGCCAACCGCGTGCGGGGCATCGACGACGCCACCGGCTGCGACGGCCACGGCTGGGCCCGCTGGCTGCGCGGCTGGACCGCCGAGGAGAACCGCCACGGCGACGCGCTCAACCGCTACCTCTACCTCTGCGGCCGCGTCGACATGCGGCAGGTGGAGCGGACGGTGCACCACCTCCTCCGCGGCGGCATGCGCACGCTCGAGCCCTTCTGCCCCTGCCACGGCTTCATCTACGTCGCCTTCCAGGAGCGCGCCACCTTCGTCTCCCACGCCCGCACCGCCAGGCGCGCCGCGCTCCACGGCGACGCCTGCCTCGCCAAGCTCTGCGGGGCCGTCGCCGCCGACGAGAAGCGCCACGAGGCCGCGTACACAAGGGCCGTCGCCAGGTGCTTCGAGGCCGACCCGGACGCCGCCGTGCGGGCGCTCGCGGCCGTGATGCGCGCCAAGGTCACCATGCCCGGCGAGCTCATGACCGACGGCCGCGACGAGAACCTCTTCGACCACTTCGCCGCGGTGGCGCAGCGCGTGGGGGTGTACACGGCGGCGGACTACGGCGACATGGTGGAGCACTTCGTGCGCCGGTGGGGGGTGGCGGAGCTCGGGGGGCTgtccggcgaggggcggcgcgcgcaaGACTACGTCTGCGGCCTGCCGCGCAAGATCCGCAGGATGGAGCAGTTGGCCCACGACCGCACAGCCCAAAAGGAGGCCCAATCCGTAAGCTTCAGCTGGGTGTTCGACAGGCCCGTCCGTCTGCACTGAGCCTTCTTTTAGTTTGAGAGGCCCCCATATCCCTCCCTCAGCTGAAGAAGGAACCTACAACAAGTCTATTACTACTTCTGTCTACTACTGGAGCGTTGGAGCCTTAGAGCTCCTGGTATTGTACCCACTAGTAGAGTATAATCATATATTGTGGTATTGTACCTAGAGTATAATCCTATATTGTAACCGAGACTGGTAGCATATGCAATGTGCAGctataaataataaaaaaatgtGTACCTCTCAGAAAGCAAAATATATAGGTAGACCAGCCATATATGAGCCTACAGAGTTACTGTGCTGAATAAAGCTTGAAGAATTAGTACTATAAGAATGGATTCGTTGTCAGTGTTCGTAGATTTGCTGCAGTTCATAAATTCATAGTTGATGAGCCAGCCTCAACGAATTCCAACAGTACAACTATATATTTACATGTATCAAATAACTGAGTGTAGTGTGCTAAAAAAAGATCCACCCATCCATCCCTCACGTGAGCAGGAAACTCTACTGACAAACCATACCTCTGCAAATACACCCTTGCTCAGGTTCATTACTTGTATTTCTCCATTATGCGCCGGGCCTCTTCGACAGGGTCTTCTGATGGGTTGCCCCCTGTTTCATCCACCCTAGAGCCGGAGGCCTCCTTCGGATTCATAGCCAGGAAGCCAAGATATATAAGCCCCATCATCGCCTGTGACCACAACAAAAATCATTTGGTGGTATCAGGTACCATGAAAACTGAAACACAGCGACTGGAGTAGCGGACATTCTTCAGCTCTAGTAAATATATCAGTTTTTGGAAGCACAGAGCACATTTGATTTTGTGTAAGCGAGTACTGTTCTACATGACTAAATGTCATTCAATATCACACACAGCACATTGCTGATCAACGGTACTGAACCATGGCACAAATGTTGAGGTTGCATACCAGCACAAAGAATGCAGTGGAGACAACGGATTTGAGAAGGAAAATGGCGACCGACACAGCAGCAAAGGTAACAGCTATTCTAGCAATTGGCCGTGGAACTGAACCCTGTCACATGTAAGAGGGGGAAAATCAGTCCAATTTCAAAGCTTAACGAACCTCAGAACTAGAGTTTCTTGTTGTCAGTATATTTTCTTGAGAGCTAAGAATATGACGAATTAAGTGTAAATGAATGGTTAATGGATACATACTGGTACAAAATTACTTCCTGCCTCAACAACATCAGTACCAACCCTCCATGCCGTTTGAACAGCTGCTATCATACATTCAGAGTGTTAGACGAAGAGTAAAATAAGCCTGTTTTATATATTTCAAAAACAACAGGCAGCGAATGCTACTCCTAGTCCTAGAAGGATAGCACAGAGGCATCCGTAGAAATATATGTGATCCAACATCAGGAGGGTGCGTAAAATATACAGACAACTTCATCAGGGAACAGAACCAACAAGGAAATAAGCAGGCAAGATGACCTTGAGTTCAGGCAAAGGTACCATTTTAGATTTCCGTTCAGTAAAGTTTGCAGCTCACCAGAATCAAATTCATGTGAAATATTTCAGTGACATGAGGTGTTCACTGTCTCGTTTGCCAGTGGCCCTTAGCCTGTTACCCTATAGCAATAACGTCATCTTAGAGCAAGGATATGGAATGGAATCACAGAGCCCTGCAGCTTATATTAGCTGAGCCCCGTTGCCCATTAATCTGCAGTGATGAGCAGATAATGCATCGATGCTTGACTGTGACTTCACTACATCAATAAGTACTCCCTATGTCTATTGCAAGCTTAGACCACAATATGGTTATGTTTAATGACACACAACACACGAGGGATGGCTGCTGGGGTGGATTAACGTTTCAGAATATAGTTCGATGCAATACTGATTTTGCAGTTACGACGAAGAATACTCCACCTCGTGAAAGAAGTTAACGGCAACCAAGTTCTCGTTATCATATAAAGCAAGGGAAGGGAGGAGATGAGAGAAGCAGGATACTGTAGGCACTTTACCTCTGGCAAAGTCAAACTGCGCGGAGGCGACGACGAGGCGCGACCTTTGGGGGAGGGGACTGGGACAAGGAGGCGGCGCCCGCCGTGGCACGTGGATGGAGATAGGCGCCGCGAATGGAGAGCGCGGAGAGGATAAGCtgctccggcgggcggcggcaggaggGAGCCATGcggcggccacggccacggccatgGCGAAGGGAGTGCGGTGTTGCCTGTGCGGCCGTGGCTGGAGCCTGGAGGCTGGACGAGCGGTGGAAGTGGGATAGGGCTGTGGCTGGGCTTTCAACGAGCCGGTTCCAGTGAGCATACTCGAGCCGACCGAGCTTCCCAGGCTCCCAGCCTAGTTTGACTTTGACCTTCCAGACCGGCTCGACTAAAGCTCGCCAGTCGCCTAGGCTCGATTCCCTCACTCGAGGACATTAAGTGAGAGGCCATGCTAAATCATGCGTATTCGACTTTCGAAATGTGAATGGCGGAGTTCAAATGATTATCAGCTTCAGCTGATGTTTGTGGCAACAAAAAATCGCGAAAATTTACATAAAACAAATACTAGTCCAAAGAGAAATATTCAGATGTTGATGCGCTACTGGTGGGCATCTTCTCCATGGGCCTGGTATCTTCTGAGCATTCCAACACTCCTGACAGTCGAATGTAATTACGGAATAACAGCAGCATCAGTGAAAGCTTAAAATGGATAATTCAGGCTAAGAAGTTCTTGACACGGAGGATGGGCTGTGGCTGCCGTACAAATTCAGCAGGTTTGGCTGGCAGTACTCCTTGCAGTTGCAGTGCAGCCATTGTTATTTCCACAAAAACTAAggtttccttttcttttgttttcttGCGTTGTCCTTTATTCGCCCGCTTTTGCTTCAAACTAAGATCAGTATTCTTGAACATCGATGGGCTCGAAAGGATCTGAAGATTTTGGTTCGAAATGGGATACGGAAAATTTGAATGCTTCATTGCACTTTTGTCGACTGAATTAATTACACAATTCTGGAacaaaattcatgaacaattgAACAGGATGTACCCAATCTTGCAGCGATACAATGCAGTATGGAGATCCTGTATTCCTGGCGAGCAAAAGGAGAGCTGCTACCAAAGAATTAGACCCTAGAACTCCCCAGCTTACGCTCGAAGAGGCGGCGCATTAGGTAGACCTGCACAACACTGGCTGCAACTAGGCCAGCTGATTCGATGAGTGCCTTGTGAACTGCCCTCCTGCTCATGTTCTCGTTTACTGCATCATGGTATGGAAGGAAAGAATTGCACTTTTAGCAAAATACATGCTTGCTTAGCAGATAATAATGCCAAATTTGCGCCAGAAGAAATCATGGAAAATAGTAGATGCAAAATGCTAGTGGGTCAGCATTCTCCATCATGAGAATTGAGAATGGCACTGAAAAAATACGAGGGTTTACACAAAATATATCATTGGGCAGCATTCTCATGTTGATGTTGTTTATTACTGGAATGTTCTAGTTCTCAAAATTGAGAGCCAGAAATCCCTCCCCAGCTTCTTATATTGCACTGACTAGCTGAACATGGCGGCGcctcattttttttcctttagaGAAATTGCATCTTAATTTTACAACGAATTGACTACAACTCTGAACCAATATTTACAACAGAGAGACGATGACATATTACAACGGGTTAGTATTCAGATAAGAGAGCATGATAGGATCCGAGGAACTTACATATTGCTTGGCGGTCAGTTTGGGCCTCTAACCAGTGCTGTTCGAACTGAATGTTGTAGAGGGCCTCATCCAACTTCGCAATTTGTTCAAACAAAGGGCCAAAATGCTCTGCATTGTTGGAGAAGAGAAGGAATTTATCCCTAACATGTTGCTTGTTTGACTAAGTGAAGGAGACAATGGAAGCTCAATCGTACCATCTTTGGCATGCTGGTCAAAATATGAGAAATGGCCAATATGCACATCGAAGTCCACCGTTTCATGATACGGTGACTTATTAGTGAAGCAGAAGCGATGGACACCTCGCTTGTGAACTATGAATTCGAACTTATCGCTAATCTTGTCACGGCAATCATGGATTTGATCACCTCTAGGATCTTTAATCTGCCATAAATCAAGATTGAATCAGCTATGCAGTGGATGTGCTTGTACAATGATAAATACCTTAATTTGCACAAAGATAATGAATTGTTTCTGTAATGCTCTCAAA is part of the Panicum hallii strain FIL2 chromosome 2, PHallii_v3.1, whole genome shotgun sequence genome and encodes:
- the LOC112880376 gene encoding acyl-[acyl-carrier-protein] desaturase 4, chloroplastic-like, giving the protein MPGLTAMMALAWAPSSSANLRFGGGGGRKSASAMPLVKKSSSSSSSAHLLGRSRAWAATTAATAACDEQQPQTMELLRRLGEDGWVEEHMLSLLTPVAEAWQPADLLPAFAATAEEQRSQVAELQARAAGVPDDLLVCLVGNMVTEEGLPTYMTMANRVRGIDDATGCDGHGWARWLRGWTAEENRHGDALNRYLYLCGRVDMRQVERTVHHLLRGGMRTLEPFCPCHGFIYVAFQERATFVSHARTARRAALHGDACLAKLCGAVAADEKRHEAAYTRAVARCFEADPDAAVRALAAVMRAKVTMPGELMTDGRDENLFDHFAAVAQRVGVYTAADYGDMVEHFVRRWGVAELGGLSGEGRRAQDYVCGLPRKIRRMEQLAHDRTAQKEAQSVSFSWVFDRPVRLH
- the LOC112880378 gene encoding uncharacterized protein LOC112880378, which produces MAVAVAAAWLPPAAARRSSLSSPRSPFAAPISIHVPRRAPPPCPSPLPQRSRLVVASAQFDFARAVQTAWRVGTDVVEAGSNFVPGSVPRPIARIAVTFAAVSVAIFLLKSVVSTAFFVLAMMGLIYLGFLAMNPKEASGSRVDETGGNPSEDPVEEARRIMEKYK
- the LOC112883456 gene encoding transmembrane emp24 domain-containing protein p24beta2-like encodes the protein MGVVRRGLGSGVFLALCLVPLLRGAAAIRFVIDREECFSHNVDYEGDTVHVSFVVIKADTPWHYTQDGVDLVIKDPRGDQIHDCRDKISDKFEFIVHKRGVHRFCFTNKSPYHETVDFDVHIGHFSYFDQHAKDEHFGPLFEQIAKLDEALYNIQFEQHWLEAQTDRQAILNENMSRRAVHKALIESAGLVAASVVQVYLMRRLFERKLGSSRV